The genomic window TTACTCTTAACTAAATTCAAAACCTCATTCCATCTTTTGTCAGAATGTAGAGCGTTCAAATCTCCATCTGTTGTAATATGTCCATAATTACTATAATTACCTTTTTCCGCTATTCTGAATAATTGCGCGAATGATGAGTCAATTTGATTGGTTAAAGCCCAAGAACAAGCAGCGTTATATCTGTCATTTGTATTTTCTTTATTTCTAAGAATAGTAAATGCTTCCGAATATTTCTTTGCAGATGCTAAATAGTCTTGGTTTTCGTAAAGATTCCAAGCTTCGGTTTTCAATTCAGCATATTTTGCTCTTTCCTCTGAAGTAGGTACTCTTTCTACTATATTTTCTTTTTTTTTCTCTGTGTTTTTACAAGACGAAAATATTGTTAGTATGACTAGAATTAAAATGTGTTTCATAAGTTTCTGGGTTTTGTTAAAATGAATGCCAATGTACAGGCGACTATGGCATATTTTCATGGAGCAAGATATGAAAATCTTAGCGGAGAAAAAACGCGTTATCCTATCAACGCCTAAACAAGTAGCCACCAGTTTATGCCCGTTTTCCGCTCTCGGCGGTGACGGGCAAGAACTGGTGGCGTAGCCGCTCATACACTCAATCTCATACGGGCATAGCGGAGTATGGGATTGAACGGTTAGTACATAAAAAGTAGGCAATTATAAAGAACCAAACTTTCGGTTAAACGCAAAGTTTGATAAGAGTCAAGAGCTTTGGATTTATTAATACTTCGCCTATTTTATATATATATTGTTCTAAGCAAGTATTTAAGATATTCTTTCTCCGTTTAAGTATTCTTGGATATTTTCTAAATTCCCATTCTCATCATAAAGAAATCTTTTACCCTCAAGTTCTCCATTATTATAATACTCTCTTATAGATTTAGTTCCATTGCTGTTGTACCATACTCGTTCCCCGTTTTCTTTCCCATTTACAATAATTCCTTCTCTCATTTTATTTCCGGTTGGATAGAAAACCGTTTCTTTGCCATTTGGAATATCTCCTACGTATTCTGTTTCGCTATAAATTCCGCCATCAACTACTTTACCCTTAAAGTCCCATAATTCGTAGACAAGTCCTTCAATTTTTCCATTATTGTAAAACTTCTTTCTCTTTAGCTTTCCATTTTCTAAGTATTCTTCACTTTCTCCAACTTGAAGCCCATTTATAAAGTTTTCTTTAAATTTCAACTGTCCATTCTCGTACCATTCACATTGTTCTCCATTTAAATTTCCATTGACGTAATTCTTTTCTTTTTCTTTCTGCCCAGTGCCAAACCATTCTTCCCATTTACCATTGAGTTGATCATTCTTCCATTCTTGTCGAGTTTTAGAACCATCATCATAAAAGTTTTCTGAAACACCTTCCATTAAACCTTCTTTATAGCTTTCTATTAGGTAGATTTTACTTCTATAGTTCGGATATTGAAAAAAAGGCTTTTTCATTCTGCCAACCAAACTGCCATTTAGTTTTTCACCTTTATAGTTCTCTTCTAAAGTATAGTTATCAAAAATCTGCAATTTTTTATCAATTCCATCTTTTTGATAAACTTGGAATGTTGAAGTTTCTTCTTTGAGAGTCCAACCCTCAAGATTTAGTTCTTCTATTTCTGATATATATGTCGGTTTCATTTAATTGCTTAGAATGCACGGGCGGCTATAGCATGTTTTCACGGAGCAAGATATGAAATATCTTAGCGGAGTGGAAATATGTTGTAGCCGCCAGTTCTTACCTGTTCTCCGCTCTCGGCGGTGACGGGCAAGAACTGGTGGCGTAGCCGCCTGCACATTCAAGCCCATACGGAGCGTAGCAGAGTATGGGCTTGAATGGTTCGGCTATGGCAAGTAGGGCAGGCAAGGAAACTTTTCGTTTCCGTCTGGTCTGCTAGCCAGAGCTTTTCGTTTTGTAATTATCTTTTCTTTTTTAATTACCAAATCCAAAAGATTTGGCGGACTCAATAAACACGCCCAAGCCAATGTCTACAAGACTTAACGCCCTATTTGCTATAGCCATTGTGCTTGTTGCACAAGATAGTAAAAAGCTAACATTGGGTTAATATGTTTAGTTCTTTGATTTCTTATCTTGAAGTATGCAAGGCAAGAAAATATATCAGGAGAAGTTGTTCAGTAGTTTCCAGCTTAGTGATCGTGTTGGCAAAGGTAATTTTTACCGCAGGCTCAAAGAGGCTTTGGACCTGGACTATTTATACAATCTTACTTCAAAGTTTTATGGTTCTAGCGGTCAAAAAAGTATTGATCCAGTGGTTTTCTTCAAACTCTGTTTGGTAGGTTATCTGGAGAATATCATAAGTGACCGCAAGCTTATTGAACACTGTAGTATGCGACTGGATATTCTTTATTTCTTAGGGTATGATATTGATGAAGAACTTCCTTGGCATTCGACTATCTCGAGAACACGTCAGTTATTTCCGGAGTCCATATTTGAAGAGGTCTTTACAAAAGTACTTGAGTTGTGTGTGGAAAAAGGTATGGTCAGTGGTCACACCCAGGCTATTGACAGCGCCCCTGTAAAAGCCAATGCATCCATGGATAGTTTAGAGCTTAAAGTCCCAAGCCAAGATCTGGATGCCCACCTGGCAGAAGTACGCCATATCAGTAAAAGAGATAAACAAACCTTCAGAAAAGCCAAGCAGGATAAATCCAGTAAAGACCAAAGAATCATTACTGCTAATGAGAAAGAACTGCAAGGAATCACTTCCAGGAACAAAAGATGGTCAAAAGATCAGGATCAGCGCCCGGGAGCTGGAAACAAAGGAAGTCGTTATACGAGTAATAAAACTCATTACAGTCCCACAGATCCGGATGCAAGGATCAGTGTTAAGCCAGGTAAGGCCAGAAAACTGAACTATTTAAGCCA from Aquimarina sp. ERC-38 includes these protein-coding regions:
- a CDS encoding toxin-antitoxin system YwqK family antitoxin, which translates into the protein MKPTYISEIEELNLEGWTLKEETSTFQVYQKDGIDKKLQIFDNYTLEENYKGEKLNGSLVGRMKKPFFQYPNYRSKIYLIESYKEGLMEGVSENFYDDGSKTRQEWKNDQLNGKWEEWFGTGQKEKEKNYVNGNLNGEQCEWYENGQLKFKENFINGLQVGESEEYLENGKLKRKKFYNNGKIEGLVYELWDFKGKVVDGGIYSETEYVGDIPNGKETVFYPTGNKMREGIIVNGKENGERVWYNSNGTKSIREYYNNGELEGKRFLYDENGNLENIQEYLNGERIS
- a CDS encoding IS1182 family transposase; this encodes MQGKKIYQEKLFSSFQLSDRVGKGNFYRRLKEALDLDYLYNLTSKFYGSSGQKSIDPVVFFKLCLVGYLENIISDRKLIEHCSMRLDILYFLGYDIDEELPWHSTISRTRQLFPESIFEEVFTKVLELCVEKGMVSGHTQAIDSAPVKANASMDSLELKVPSQDLDAHLAEVRHISKRDKQTFRKAKQDKSSKDQRIITANEKELQGITSRNKRWSKDQDQRPGAGNKGSRYTSNKTHYSPTDPDARISVKPGKARKLNYLSQLSVDTNNHVITDIKAYHADGKDNQQLPDIVKRLQRRLWKQGMFWENCVADTGYSSGENYAFLESQGIKSFIPPHGTYKGGPDGFQYIETEDHYLCPKGNVIPFTKEFLDYRTKTRKKEYRASKKICTGCPLRKECLKSSQEKRITVTYYRAEYERNIARVNSKQGRYMKAKRQSTVEPVFGTLTQFMGLRKINTIGIQQANKIMHLAAIAYNLKKYLKFTKKNPISKVGVCLAHNFSIKIPFKA